The window CCTTAAATCCGTTGGCTGTTATGGAACGCGGCTTTAGCGTAAGTTATAATGAAGCTAACCACATCATTCGTTCGAGTGATGATGTAAAAATAAATCAACAGATTAAAGTAAAAATTACTGACGCCACACTGGTTTGTCAAGTGAATGAGGTGGAGAAAAATGGCTAAAACTAAAAGTGTTGATACTGAACAAACATTTGAAAGTGCATTAACTGAATTGGAAACGATTGTTAAAAAACTTGAAAATGGCGATATTGAACTGGAAGCGGCAATCGAACAATTTCAACTTGGAATTGAGCTTGCCGGGGTTTGTCATCAAAAGCTGGATGCAGCTGAGAAACGGATGACTAAAATCGTATCCGAGAATGGCGAACTTTTTGATTTTGAAATTGAGGAGTAAGTTGTTATGGATGAGCAAATTGTAAAGGATAAGCGCGCATTTGAAGTCTATTTGGCTGAAAGAATGGAATCAATTGAAGCGCCAGATACCTTAAAGCAAGCAATGAGTTACTC of the Culicoidibacter larvae genome contains:
- the xseB gene encoding exodeoxyribonuclease VII small subunit, producing the protein MAKTKSVDTEQTFESALTELETIVKKLENGDIELEAAIEQFQLGIELAGVCHQKLDAAEKRMTKIVSENGELFDFEIEE